From Microbacterium invictum, the proteins below share one genomic window:
- a CDS encoding ABC transporter permease encodes MKRLRIDSTVIVLAILLLAIVVGAILVATQGRSFFSPGNIRDILTGMSVLGLVAIGQTLVVLGASLDLSVTYVMSLASLIGATTMAGNPANIPWAVTLTLLVCAGIGLANGLIVTVLKVNGFIATLGVGLILQGVLNTSFQGSAGSVPWDFQLLGATGIGPVPVSTIIMIALAVLVWFLLDRTRTGAHLFAVGGDPEVARLSGVRTRPPLIAAHVLCSVFAGLAGLLLASRLGVGSPTVGQQGGYALLSIAAVVLGGTLLLGGRGSVWGTIGGVAIFAVVDNVMSVMQVNPFLKDVVRGVVIVAAVAVYSRRAIVRRRTRFGPGGTRTGGDAAALAAAPAMAAASAALTAETDRGEGDGR; translated from the coding sequence ATGAAGCGCCTGCGCATCGACTCGACCGTCATCGTCCTGGCGATCCTGCTGCTGGCGATCGTCGTCGGCGCGATCCTCGTCGCCACCCAGGGTCGCAGCTTCTTCAGCCCCGGGAACATCCGCGACATCCTCACCGGCATGAGCGTGCTGGGGCTCGTCGCCATCGGGCAGACCCTCGTGGTCCTGGGCGCCTCGCTCGATCTGTCCGTCACCTATGTGATGAGTCTGGCGAGCCTCATCGGCGCGACCACGATGGCCGGGAACCCTGCGAACATCCCCTGGGCGGTGACGCTGACGTTGCTGGTGTGCGCCGGCATCGGGCTGGCGAACGGCCTGATCGTGACCGTGCTGAAGGTCAACGGCTTCATCGCCACGCTCGGCGTCGGACTGATCCTGCAGGGCGTGCTCAACACGAGCTTCCAGGGCAGCGCCGGCTCGGTCCCGTGGGACTTCCAGCTGCTCGGGGCGACCGGCATCGGGCCCGTGCCGGTGTCGACGATCATCATGATCGCGCTCGCAGTGCTCGTCTGGTTCCTGCTGGACCGTACCCGCACCGGTGCGCACCTGTTCGCCGTCGGCGGCGACCCCGAGGTGGCACGGCTCTCGGGTGTGCGCACCCGCCCGCCGCTGATCGCCGCGCACGTGCTGTGCTCGGTGTTCGCCGGGCTTGCCGGGCTGCTGCTGGCAAGCCGCCTCGGCGTGGGAAGCCCCACGGTCGGCCAGCAGGGCGGGTACGCGCTGCTGTCGATCGCCGCGGTCGTGCTCGGCGGCACGCTGCTGCTCGGCGGCCGCGGCTCGGTGTGGGGCACGATCGGCGGCGTCGCGATCTTCGCGGTCGTCGACAACGTCATGAGCGTGATGCAGGTCAACCCGTTCCTCAAGGACGTCGTCCGCGGTGTCGTCATCGTCGCCGCCGTCGCCGTCTACAGCCGCCGCGCGATCGTGCGCCGCCGTACCCGGTTCGGCCCGGGCGGCACCCGCACCGGAGGGGATGCCGCGGCCCTCGCCGCCGCACCGGCCATGGCCGCGGCATCGGCGGCGCTCACAGCCGAGACCGACCGGGGCGAGGGAGACGGGCGATGA
- a CDS encoding MarR family winged helix-turn-helix transcriptional regulator: protein MTANDTREARADAVRALEGEFSELFTHVRRLFAENANRLSPGMLPGAYKVFTTIVRRESITLSALAESLHTDKGQLSRTVRELEDLGLVTRTPDPTDGRSSLISATADGLRRLREVRAPRESALSNALDRWDVDDIRELTRLLRALSQSAVPG from the coding sequence ATGACCGCGAACGATACCCGAGAGGCGCGCGCCGATGCGGTGCGCGCCCTCGAGGGCGAGTTCAGCGAGCTGTTCACCCACGTGCGCCGGCTGTTCGCGGAGAACGCGAACCGGCTCAGCCCGGGCATGCTGCCCGGCGCCTACAAGGTGTTCACGACCATCGTGCGGCGCGAATCGATCACGCTGTCGGCACTCGCCGAGTCGCTGCACACCGACAAGGGGCAGCTCAGCCGCACGGTGCGCGAACTCGAGGATCTCGGCCTCGTCACCCGCACGCCGGACCCCACGGACGGCCGCTCCAGCCTCATCTCAGCCACGGCCGACGGTCTGCGCCGACTGCGCGAGGTGCGCGCGCCGCGCGAGAGCGCCCTGTCGAACGCACTGGATCGCTGGGATGTCGACGACATCCGCGAACTCACGCGGCTGCTGCGCGCCCTCTCGCAGTCCGCGGTACCGGGCTGA
- a CDS encoding ABC transporter permease → MNVVRTLISPRGAVFLLLVVLLVAITILNPGFAEPGQLMRYIQRVAPVAIVAIGQYFVIIAGEFDLSQGSLITAQVIIAGNLVGQDDARTVPVLLLMVVFGALVGLVNGLLTTLLKVPSFIVTLGMMLALLGGVMWWTGGAATGNPADSFRQIGRGGIRDLPLIDFLPWSVLILAGWLALGIWVTRRPFGKVLIALGDNPRAARYAGARSWWVTTRAFIISAVSATLSGVLLVGYAGVHPSVGRGYEFIAITAVVLGGVVLGGGRGWIVAAVAGAFVLEALFLLLNIAGIPSSLRDAVQGVIIIAAVAYSGVVFRARRKSAPATASPAPGDEPDAPPGAEGRTSASPALAAEGVTETRGD, encoded by the coding sequence ATGAACGTCGTGCGCACCCTGATCAGCCCCCGCGGGGCGGTGTTCCTGCTGCTGGTCGTGCTGCTGGTGGCCATCACGATCTTGAACCCCGGCTTCGCCGAGCCCGGGCAGCTCATGCGCTACATCCAGCGGGTCGCGCCGGTGGCGATCGTCGCGATCGGACAGTACTTCGTGATCATCGCGGGGGAGTTCGACCTGTCACAGGGCTCGCTCATCACCGCGCAGGTGATCATCGCCGGCAACCTGGTCGGGCAGGACGATGCCCGCACCGTGCCCGTGCTGCTGCTGATGGTCGTGTTCGGCGCGCTGGTGGGTCTCGTGAACGGACTGCTGACCACGCTGCTGAAGGTGCCCTCGTTCATCGTGACGCTCGGCATGATGCTGGCCCTGCTGGGCGGCGTCATGTGGTGGACCGGCGGAGCGGCCACCGGCAACCCCGCCGACAGCTTCCGGCAGATCGGGCGCGGCGGCATCCGTGATCTGCCGCTGATCGATTTCCTGCCCTGGTCGGTGCTGATCCTCGCCGGCTGGCTGGCGCTGGGCATCTGGGTCACCAGACGGCCCTTCGGCAAGGTCCTGATCGCCCTGGGCGACAACCCTCGTGCCGCCCGCTATGCCGGTGCGCGCTCGTGGTGGGTGACCACGCGCGCGTTCATCATCTCGGCGGTGTCGGCCACCCTCTCGGGCGTGCTGCTCGTCGGCTATGCCGGCGTGCATCCTTCGGTCGGCCGCGGGTACGAGTTCATCGCCATCACCGCCGTCGTGCTGGGCGGGGTCGTCCTCGGCGGCGGGCGCGGCTGGATCGTCGCCGCCGTCGCAGGGGCGTTCGTCCTCGAGGCGTTGTTCCTGCTGCTGAACATCGCCGGCATCCCCTCGTCGCTGCGCGATGCCGTGCAGGGAGTCATCATCATCGCCGCCGTGGCCTACTCGGGCGTCGTCTTCCGGGCGCGCCGCAAGAGCGCGCCCGCCACCGCTTCCCCCGCACCGGGGGATGAACCCGACGCGCCCCCGGGTGCGGAGGGTCGCACGTCCGCATCACCTGCCCTCGCAGCCGAGGGCGTCACAGAAACCAGAGGAGACTAG
- a CDS encoding Gfo/Idh/MocA family protein yields MTTDVTDTGVGTIRTGVLGGGFMARVHTAAARAAGAQLAGIATSTPAGSATAARDLGYERAEQDAQALLAASDLDVVHVCTPNATHASLALTAIEAGHHVVCEKPLATRVDDARDLVEAAARRGVVGAVPFVYRYHPMVREARARIARGDLGALLTIDCAYLQDWMLLPGDDDWRTRAASGGDSRAFADIGSHLFDLIEFVAGDPVARLLARTRRVFDRRGAHEVTNEDVAAVLFETESGALGTALVSQMAAGRKNALVVEFHGANESVRFEQERPEELWIGARDSSRVLLRDPATASPDSARLQRMPAGHPMGYQDAFNSFVADVYAAVGGAHPEGLPTFADGLRAAVLTEAVLASAATGQWIEVPR; encoded by the coding sequence ATGACAACGGATGTCACCGACACCGGCGTCGGGACGATCCGCACCGGAGTCCTCGGCGGCGGGTTCATGGCGCGGGTCCACACTGCGGCAGCGCGCGCGGCCGGCGCCCAGCTGGCCGGCATCGCGACCTCCACCCCCGCTGGCTCCGCCACCGCCGCCCGCGACCTCGGCTACGAGCGGGCCGAGCAGGACGCGCAGGCTCTGCTCGCGGCATCCGATCTCGATGTCGTCCACGTCTGCACCCCCAACGCGACCCACGCGTCGCTGGCGCTCACCGCGATCGAAGCCGGCCATCATGTCGTGTGTGAGAAGCCCCTGGCGACCCGCGTCGACGACGCGCGGGACCTCGTCGAGGCCGCCGCACGGCGAGGGGTGGTCGGCGCGGTCCCGTTCGTCTACCGCTACCACCCCATGGTCCGCGAAGCCCGCGCCCGCATCGCGCGCGGCGACCTCGGCGCACTGCTGACGATCGACTGCGCGTATCTGCAGGACTGGATGCTCCTGCCCGGCGACGACGACTGGCGCACCCGGGCGGCGTCGGGCGGCGACTCCCGCGCATTCGCCGACATCGGCTCGCACCTGTTCGACCTCATCGAGTTCGTGGCCGGCGACCCGGTGGCGCGGCTGCTGGCGCGCACACGCCGCGTGTTCGACCGCCGGGGTGCGCACGAGGTCACCAACGAAGACGTCGCCGCGGTGCTGTTCGAGACCGAGTCGGGGGCGCTGGGCACGGCGCTGGTGAGCCAGATGGCTGCCGGCCGCAAGAACGCGCTGGTCGTCGAGTTCCACGGTGCGAACGAGAGCGTGCGGTTCGAACAGGAGCGGCCCGAGGAGCTCTGGATCGGCGCCCGCGATTCATCGCGCGTGCTGCTGCGCGATCCCGCCACCGCGTCGCCGGACTCCGCGCGCCTGCAGCGGATGCCGGCCGGCCACCCCATGGGATATCAAGACGCGTTCAACAGCTTCGTCGCCGACGTCTATGCCGCCGTCGGAGGGGCCCACCCAGAGGGCCTGCCGACCTTCGCCGACGGCCTGCGGGCCGCCGTGCTCACCGAGGCCGTGCTGGCATCGGCGGCCACCGGGCAGTGGATCGAGGTGCCCCGATGA
- a CDS encoding sugar phosphate isomerase/epimerase family protein, producing MRRIIGVNTWVWTSPLTDESLAELAPRIAGMGFGAIELPLENAADWDAARARDLLAGLGLAPVVIGAMGPGRSLVDRAGNVPATQEYLRTCLATAQQVGAAVVAGPFYAPTGVTWRMTADERTEVVAQLRRNLRPLIDEAADAGIMLGIEPLNRYETSVVNTVAQGLDAFAPLFGPGLGLALDTYHLNIEEKLPEAAIRAASGHIAHVQVCGSDRGTVGDDHTDWPATLAALDDAGYDGILGLESFTGANATIAVAASVWRPLAPSQDELATRSLAYLNALQPAP from the coding sequence ATGCGTCGCATCATCGGCGTCAACACCTGGGTGTGGACCTCGCCGCTCACCGACGAATCGCTGGCCGAGCTCGCCCCGCGGATCGCGGGGATGGGATTCGGCGCGATCGAGCTGCCGCTCGAGAACGCCGCGGACTGGGACGCCGCCCGCGCGCGCGACCTGCTCGCCGGGCTGGGCCTCGCTCCGGTGGTCATCGGCGCGATGGGTCCCGGCAGGTCACTGGTCGACCGCGCCGGGAACGTGCCGGCGACGCAGGAGTATCTGCGCACCTGCCTCGCGACGGCGCAGCAGGTCGGCGCAGCCGTGGTCGCCGGGCCGTTCTACGCCCCCACCGGGGTGACGTGGCGGATGACCGCCGACGAGCGCACCGAGGTCGTCGCTCAGCTGCGTCGCAACCTGCGCCCGCTCATCGACGAAGCCGCCGACGCCGGCATCATGCTGGGCATCGAGCCGCTCAACCGCTACGAGACGAGCGTCGTCAACACCGTTGCACAGGGCCTCGACGCGTTCGCCCCGCTGTTCGGACCCGGACTCGGGCTCGCGCTGGACACCTACCATCTCAACATCGAGGAGAAGCTCCCGGAAGCCGCGATCCGCGCGGCGAGCGGCCACATCGCCCACGTGCAGGTGTGCGGCAGCGACCGCGGAACGGTCGGCGACGACCACACCGACTGGCCCGCCACGCTGGCCGCCCTCGACGATGCCGGCTACGACGGCATCCTGGGCCTGGAGAGCTTCACCGGCGCGAACGCGACCATTGCCGTCGCGGCCTCGGTCTGGCGACCGCTCGCGCCGTCGCAGGACGAACTGGCCACCCGGTCGCTGGCCTACCTCAACGCGCTTCAGCCGGCACCCTGA
- a CDS encoding Dabb family protein, whose translation MSIQHTVVFRLVHPHGDQRENAFLADGRRILSSIPGVGDFTVQRQVSPKSALTHQFAMVFADDAAYAAYNAHPDHVAFVEERWATEVAEFQEYDFLAL comes from the coding sequence ATGAGCATCCAGCACACGGTCGTCTTCCGGCTCGTTCATCCCCACGGCGACCAGCGGGAGAATGCGTTCCTCGCGGACGGGCGACGGATCCTCTCATCGATCCCCGGCGTCGGGGACTTCACCGTGCAGCGGCAGGTGAGTCCGAAGAGCGCCCTCACCCATCAGTTCGCGATGGTCTTCGCCGACGACGCGGCATACGCGGCGTACAACGCGCATCCCGATCATGTCGCATTCGTCGAAGAGCGGTGGGCGACGGAGGTCGCCGAATTCCAGGAGTACGACTTCCTCGCGCTGTGA
- a CDS encoding sugar phosphate isomerase/epimerase family protein, whose product MAQHPVTLFTGQWADLPFEEVARLAASWGYDGLEIAASGDHLDLKRADEDDAYLTSRLEVLDRHGLRVFAISNHLAGQAVCDAPIDFRHQAIVRDYVWGDGDAEGVRQRAAEDMKRAARVARKLGVDTVVGFTGSSIWPYVAMFPPVPAAVIDAGYEDFASRWNPILDVFDAEGVRFAHEVHPNEIAYDYWTSVRTLEAIGHREAFGFNWDPSHMMWQNIDPVGFIWDFQDRIYHVDCKDTRMRPRNGRAGVLGSHLAWGDPRRGWDFVSTGHGDVPWEDAFRALDAIGYTGPISIEWEDAGMDRLHGASEALGFVRSLLWKAPTASFDAAFSSQDTDA is encoded by the coding sequence ATGGCACAGCATCCCGTCACCCTGTTCACCGGCCAGTGGGCCGATCTGCCGTTCGAGGAGGTGGCACGGCTGGCGGCGTCGTGGGGTTACGACGGTCTGGAGATCGCGGCATCCGGCGATCATCTCGATCTCAAGCGCGCCGACGAGGACGACGCGTACCTCACGTCGCGGCTCGAGGTGCTCGACCGGCACGGACTGCGTGTGTTCGCGATCTCGAACCATCTCGCCGGCCAGGCGGTCTGCGACGCGCCGATCGATTTCCGCCATCAGGCGATCGTGCGCGATTACGTGTGGGGCGACGGGGATGCCGAGGGGGTGCGGCAGCGCGCTGCGGAGGACATGAAGCGCGCGGCGCGAGTGGCCCGCAAGCTCGGCGTCGACACCGTCGTGGGGTTCACCGGATCGTCGATCTGGCCGTATGTGGCGATGTTCCCGCCGGTGCCCGCCGCCGTGATCGACGCCGGCTACGAGGACTTCGCGTCCCGGTGGAACCCGATCCTCGATGTCTTCGACGCCGAGGGGGTGCGCTTCGCGCACGAGGTGCACCCGAACGAGATCGCGTACGACTACTGGACCAGCGTGCGGACGCTGGAGGCGATCGGGCACCGGGAGGCGTTCGGCTTCAATTGGGACCCGAGCCACATGATGTGGCAGAACATCGACCCGGTCGGGTTCATCTGGGACTTCCAGGACCGGATCTACCACGTCGACTGCAAGGACACCCGGATGCGGCCCCGCAACGGCCGCGCCGGGGTGCTCGGTTCACACCTGGCCTGGGGCGACCCGCGCCGCGGCTGGGACTTCGTCTCCACCGGCCACGGCGACGTCCCCTGGGAGGACGCGTTCCGCGCTCTCGACGCGATCGGCTACACCGGACCCATCTCGATCGAGTGGGAGGATGCCGGGATGGACCGCCTCCACGGCGCATCCGAGGCCCTCGGGTTCGTCCGCTCGCTGCTGTGGAAGGCCCCCACGGCATCCTTCGACGCGGCCTTCAGCAGTCAGGACACCGACGCATGA
- a CDS encoding MDR family MFS transporter, translating to MSSSALAAPPKMSHRQVLEALSGLILGMFVSMLASTVVSTSLPVIIHDLEGNQAAFTWVVTATLLTTAISTPIWGKLADLTNRKVLYQLAIVIFVLATAAAGFSTTPEMLITFRAIQGIGAGGLAALSQVLMADIISPRERGRYMGLFGAVMAVATIGGPLLGGVITDAWGWRWNFFVALPVAAAALIIVQRTLHTPRRPKQKTRIDYLGIILLSAAVSSLLIWVSLAGASFEWWSVETVLMVGGALLGAILFVIVELRSAEPLIPLSLFRNRTFTLSVIASIATGIAMFGASVFLSQYMQLARGATPTEAGIMTIPMIAGLLISSIGVGALITKTGRWKPFLLVGAVFLIAGSTMLSTIHYDTNFALVSLYMFLLGAGVGMTMQNLVLVVQNTTKPTEIGVASSGVTFFRSLGGTIGVSVMGAALATKVTDLVGERADDIAAALATLGADAQTWAAQLQSGTLPAVSTMPEALRIVIEDIYATGISHSFLIAVPFAVLSLIAIVFLPNKPLTTMTTSERIQASEADLATVSVPAGMGSLTSTGAIRTADAAAGSSDSAR from the coding sequence ATGTCCTCATCCGCACTCGCGGCCCCGCCCAAGATGTCGCACCGCCAGGTGCTCGAGGCCCTGTCCGGCCTCATCCTCGGCATGTTCGTCTCGATGCTGGCATCGACTGTCGTCTCGACGTCGCTGCCGGTCATCATCCACGATCTCGAAGGCAATCAGGCCGCCTTCACGTGGGTGGTCACGGCGACCCTGCTGACCACGGCCATCTCGACCCCGATCTGGGGCAAGCTCGCCGACCTCACCAACCGCAAGGTGCTCTACCAGCTCGCCATCGTGATCTTCGTGCTGGCCACAGCCGCGGCGGGTTTCTCGACGACCCCCGAGATGCTCATCACCTTCCGCGCCATCCAGGGCATCGGCGCCGGTGGCCTCGCCGCCCTCAGCCAGGTGCTGATGGCCGACATCATCAGCCCGCGTGAGCGCGGGCGCTACATGGGCCTGTTCGGCGCCGTCATGGCCGTCGCCACCATCGGCGGCCCGCTGCTGGGCGGCGTGATCACCGACGCCTGGGGCTGGCGCTGGAACTTCTTCGTGGCGCTGCCGGTCGCGGCTGCAGCCCTCATCATCGTGCAGCGGACGCTCCACACCCCGCGGCGCCCGAAGCAGAAGACGCGCATCGACTACCTCGGCATCATCCTGCTCTCGGCGGCCGTCTCGTCGCTGCTGATCTGGGTGAGCCTGGCGGGCGCCTCGTTCGAGTGGTGGAGCGTGGAGACCGTGCTCATGGTCGGCGGCGCGCTGCTGGGCGCGATCCTGTTCGTCATCGTCGAGCTGCGCTCGGCCGAGCCGCTCATCCCGCTGTCGCTGTTCCGCAACCGCACCTTCACGCTGTCGGTCATCGCCTCGATCGCGACCGGCATCGCGATGTTCGGCGCCTCGGTCTTCCTCAGCCAGTACATGCAGCTGGCCCGCGGGGCCACGCCCACCGAGGCGGGCATCATGACGATCCCGATGATCGCGGGACTCCTGATCTCGTCGATCGGCGTCGGCGCGCTGATCACCAAGACCGGACGCTGGAAGCCGTTCCTGCTGGTGGGCGCCGTGTTCCTGATCGCCGGCTCCACCATGCTGTCGACGATCCACTACGACACGAACTTCGCCCTCGTCTCGCTGTACATGTTCCTGCTGGGAGCCGGTGTCGGCATGACGATGCAGAACCTCGTGCTGGTCGTGCAGAACACCACAAAGCCGACCGAGATCGGCGTCGCGAGCTCGGGAGTCACCTTCTTCCGCAGCCTCGGCGGCACGATCGGCGTCTCGGTGATGGGTGCCGCACTGGCCACCAAGGTCACCGATCTCGTCGGCGAGCGCGCGGACGACATCGCGGCGGCGCTGGCGACCCTCGGCGCCGATGCGCAGACCTGGGCGGCTCAGCTGCAGTCCGGCACGCTGCCGGCGGTGTCTACGATGCCCGAGGCGCTGCGCATCGTGATCGAGGACATCTATGCCACCGGCATCTCGCACTCGTTCCTGATCGCGGTGCCGTTCGCCGTGCTCAGCCTGATCGCGATCGTCTTCCTGCCGAACAAGCCCCTCACGACGATGACCACGAGCGAGCGCATCCAGGCCAGCGAGGCCGACCTCGCGACCGTCTCGGTCCCCGCCGGCATGGGCTCGCTCACCTCGACCGGCGCGATCCGGACGGCCGATGCCGCGGCCGGGTCGTCCGACTCCGCTCGATAA
- a CDS encoding substrate-binding domain-containing protein, translating to MRRSTKIATATLALVGLFALAGCTTDPSVAPPEETGDAAPPASSNEWFDQALFDTQDAQRDVVPEGPEDEPYLQHIDAEMVDTSDYASEGAKKACFANASISNPWRQTGWITMNEQLKALQDEGVISEMETRDAQDSDDTQIADIDYFIAEGACDVFIISPNSTAAMTPAVERACETGKPVIVFDRGVNTDCPVTFIHPIGGFAWGIDTAEFLIENLEEGDKVVGLRILPGVDVLEQRWAAAEKLFEEAGIDAVDYFTGADPAEIKGIISDELATGDVKGIWMDAGDGAVAAIEAFEDAGVDYPVMTGEDEMSFLRKWKETGLTGLAPVYSNFQWRTPLLAAKAIFAGEEIPKEWVLPQSPITAGELDEYLAANDGMPDGHYAKFGGENLPGFPEVWQQRQIP from the coding sequence ATGCGACGATCAACGAAGATCGCGACCGCCACCCTGGCGCTCGTCGGCCTGTTCGCCCTCGCCGGGTGTACGACCGATCCCAGCGTGGCGCCGCCCGAAGAGACGGGCGACGCGGCACCGCCCGCGTCGTCGAACGAGTGGTTCGACCAGGCGCTGTTCGACACCCAGGACGCCCAGCGCGACGTCGTGCCCGAAGGTCCGGAGGACGAGCCGTACCTGCAGCACATCGACGCCGAGATGGTCGACACGTCCGACTACGCGAGCGAGGGCGCCAAGAAGGCCTGCTTCGCGAACGCGTCGATCTCGAACCCGTGGCGCCAGACCGGCTGGATCACGATGAACGAGCAGTTGAAGGCACTGCAGGACGAAGGCGTCATCAGCGAGATGGAGACCCGCGACGCGCAGGACTCCGATGACACCCAGATCGCCGACATCGACTACTTCATCGCCGAGGGCGCGTGCGACGTGTTCATCATCTCTCCCAACAGCACGGCGGCCATGACTCCGGCCGTCGAGCGGGCATGCGAGACCGGCAAGCCGGTCATCGTGTTCGACCGCGGCGTGAACACCGACTGCCCGGTCACGTTCATCCACCCGATCGGCGGCTTCGCCTGGGGTATCGACACCGCGGAGTTCCTCATCGAGAACCTCGAAGAGGGCGACAAGGTCGTGGGCCTGCGGATCCTGCCCGGCGTGGACGTGCTCGAGCAGCGCTGGGCCGCGGCGGAGAAGCTGTTCGAAGAGGCCGGCATCGACGCGGTCGACTACTTCACCGGCGCCGATCCGGCCGAGATCAAGGGCATCATCAGCGACGAGCTCGCCACCGGCGACGTGAAGGGCATCTGGATGGATGCCGGCGATGGAGCCGTCGCGGCGATCGAGGCGTTCGAGGACGCCGGCGTCGACTACCCGGTCATGACCGGCGAAGACGAGATGAGCTTCCTGCGCAAGTGGAAGGAGACGGGTCTGACCGGACTCGCGCCGGTGTATTCGAACTTCCAGTGGCGCACCCCGCTGCTGGCGGCGAAGGCCATCTTCGCCGGCGAGGAGATCCCGAAGGAGTGGGTGCTCCCGCAGAGCCCCATCACCGCGGGCGAGCTCGACGAGTACCTCGCCGCGAACGACGGCATGCCCGACGGGCACTACGCCAAGTTCGGCGGTGAGAATCTTCCCGGGTTCCCCGAGGTGTGGCAGCAGCGCCAGATCCCGTAA
- a CDS encoding sugar ABC transporter ATP-binding protein, whose protein sequence is MNQDTLLAGSAAHAGAGEVVLRARGIGKGFFGVRVLSGIDVEVRRGEVHGLVGENGAGKSTLMKILAGVHTADEGTVELEGREVSFTHPIQAMDAGLVTVFQEFTLLPERTVAQNVFLGREPRRAGFVDKREMITRARALLDDLGVTFIDPTARVASLTVAEQQIVEIVKALSFDARVISMDEPTAALSDREVELLYAIVRRLTARGVAVIYVSHRLKEIFELCDRITILKDGALVSTDDTAALTTGELVRRMVGRPIQSYFPGPADGTVTGDVRLELETCGNEYVDGVSLALRAGEIVGVAGLQGSGRTELVEAIFGVDPFTRGTVRVDGKPVRFTGARAAVRAGVALVTEDRKAQGLALGQSVLDNALLVMRSVFAGRTVASRRSIPGILSSLEVSARGVDQEVRYLSGGNQQKVVLAKWLVTEPQIVLFDEPTRGIDVGAKVAVYQLMRQLAAEGRAVLMVSSELPEVIGMSDRILVMRDGELVAELPAGAAEHEVLAAATGTPEAAADVIEDPRTRTGEERS, encoded by the coding sequence ATGAATCAGGACACCCTGCTCGCCGGATCAGCCGCCCACGCCGGCGCCGGCGAGGTCGTGCTGCGCGCGCGGGGGATCGGCAAGGGCTTCTTCGGCGTGCGCGTGCTGTCGGGCATCGACGTCGAGGTCCGCCGAGGCGAGGTGCACGGTCTGGTCGGCGAGAACGGCGCCGGCAAGTCGACGCTCATGAAGATCCTCGCCGGCGTGCACACCGCCGATGAGGGGACCGTCGAGCTCGAGGGCCGCGAGGTGTCCTTCACGCACCCGATCCAGGCGATGGATGCCGGATTGGTCACCGTCTTCCAGGAGTTCACCCTGCTGCCCGAGCGCACCGTCGCGCAGAACGTGTTCCTCGGCCGCGAGCCGCGGCGGGCCGGGTTCGTCGACAAGCGGGAGATGATCACCCGCGCCCGCGCACTACTGGACGATCTGGGCGTCACGTTCATCGACCCGACCGCCCGGGTCGCGTCGCTGACCGTCGCCGAGCAGCAGATCGTCGAGATCGTCAAGGCCCTCTCGTTCGACGCGCGGGTCATCTCGATGGACGAGCCGACGGCGGCGCTCAGCGATCGCGAGGTCGAGCTGCTCTACGCGATCGTGCGGCGCCTCACCGCGCGCGGTGTGGCCGTCATCTACGTCTCGCACCGGCTCAAGGAGATCTTCGAGCTGTGCGACCGCATCACCATCCTCAAGGACGGTGCGCTCGTGTCGACCGACGACACCGCTGCGCTGACCACCGGTGAGCTCGTCCGCCGCATGGTGGGCCGTCCGATCCAGTCCTATTTCCCGGGGCCGGCCGACGGCACCGTCACCGGTGACGTGCGCCTCGAGCTCGAGACGTGCGGCAACGAGTACGTCGACGGGGTGAGCCTCGCGCTGCGCGCCGGCGAGATCGTCGGCGTCGCCGGGCTGCAGGGCTCGGGCCGCACCGAACTGGTCGAGGCGATCTTCGGCGTGGATCCCTTCACTCGCGGTACGGTCCGAGTGGATGGGAAGCCGGTGCGCTTCACGGGCGCGCGAGCGGCCGTCCGGGCTGGTGTGGCGCTGGTCACCGAAGACCGCAAGGCGCAGGGGCTCGCGCTCGGGCAGTCCGTGCTCGACAACGCGCTGCTGGTGATGCGCAGCGTCTTCGCCGGACGCACTGTCGCGTCCCGCCGGTCGATCCCCGGCATCCTGTCCTCCCTCGAGGTCAGCGCCCGCGGCGTGGACCAGGAGGTGCGCTATCTCTCCGGCGGCAACCAGCAGAAGGTCGTGCTGGCCAAATGGCTTGTGACCGAGCCCCAGATCGTCCTGTTCGACGAGCCGACGCGCGGCATCGACGTCGGCGCGAAGGTCGCTGTCTACCAGCTGATGCGGCAGCTGGCCGCCGAGGGCAGAGCCGTGCTGATGGTGTCCAGCGAGCTGCCCGAGGTGATCGGCATGAGTGATCGCATCCTCGTCATGCGCGACGGCGAGCTCGTCGCCGAGCTGCCCGCCGGCGCGGCGGAGCACGAAGTACTCGCCGCAGCCACGGGCACGCCCGAGGCCGCCGCCGACGTCATCGAAGACCCCCGCACCCGGACGGGGGAGGAGCGGTCATGA